The DNA sequence ATGCCGTAGTTCATGTTGCCGCCGGTTTCTCTCGCGATCCAGCCGACCAGCACCGGGCCGACGAACCCTCCCAGGTTGCCGATGCCGTTGATCACGCCGCGCGCGCCGCCCACCACGCCGGGCGCGAACACCAGCGCGGGGCTGGACCAGAACGGACTCTGCATGCCCTTCGAGAGCAGTCCGGCGACGACAATCATCGAGTACGCGATCCACACGCGGTGCGCGAACACGGTGACCAGTCCGAGCGCAACGCCGAAACCCCACAACGACACAGCGCACCACAGGCGGCGGTTGCCTTTCACGTCGGAAGCCGCGCCGAAGATGTAGACGCCGGCGATGGCGGCCACCAGCGGCGGCGCGCTCAGCCAGCCCACGCTGGTCAGGCTTTGCCGGGTCAGGTCT is a window from the Terriglobales bacterium genome containing:
- a CDS encoding MFS transporter, with the translated sequence SAEKARREAAPPASGSAQAGYGRLLADQNLWIMIGLYLCYTTGQYGYLLWLPSILKDLTRQSLTSVGWLSAPPLVAAIAGVYIFGAASDVKGNRRLWCAVSLWGFGVALGLVTVFAHRVWIAYSMIVVAGLLSKGMQSPFWSSPALVFAPGVVGGARGVINGIGNLGGFVGPVLVGWIARETGGNMNYGMAALAVSLIAGGCLTMLLPKATAGYEFQKERAAATSK